Proteins encoded by one window of Candidatus Paceibacterota bacterium:
- the lexA gene encoding transcriptional repressor LexA, giving the protein MLTKRQKEVLDFVGSYSQKKGYSPSFEEIKKRLKLASVSTVHFHISKLKEGGYLGKTENKARAISVASKEPMIKIPLLGTIAAGEPIEAIRQNEFIAVPKNVLPSTGNLYALRVIGNSMIDENIKNGDIVLVKQQDVAENGERVVALIDNHEATLKKFYKERGYIRLQPANKTFEPIIIRKDRDIKIQGVVIDVIKNEEELQAEEITIIKETKKERKLPLNKIILGDAIQELRKLPNESCDVVIIDPPYNIGKDFGNNIDKRELGEYVEWCKSWIDESIRIMKPNGTMFIYGFSEILAYLSIEIPIQKRWLIWHYTNKNVASLNFWQRSHEAIICAWKDKPVFNRDEVREPYTDGFLNGAAGKVRKGTLGRFSSSGLETVYKAHAGGALPRDVIKIPALAGGAGMNERWFLCKTCDDVCEPRQLKNHEGHEVMKHPTQKPFELSKKLIKSAMPKKDGIVLVPFVGTGSECAAAKELGQSYIGFEINPDYVRLAEKMVGDKKSVAKLF; this is encoded by the coding sequence ATGCTCACAAAACGCCAAAAAGAAGTTCTAGACTTCGTAGGAAGTTATTCCCAAAAGAAAGGTTATTCTCCATCGTTTGAAGAAATCAAAAAGCGACTTAAGCTCGCCTCTGTCTCAACTGTTCATTTCCATATATCAAAACTCAAAGAAGGTGGTTATTTAGGAAAAACAGAAAATAAGGCTCGTGCCATTAGTGTTGCGTCTAAAGAACCGATGATCAAAATCCCTCTTTTGGGAACTATCGCAGCCGGAGAGCCTATAGAGGCAATTCGTCAAAATGAGTTTATTGCTGTTCCTAAGAATGTATTACCTAGTACCGGTAATCTTTATGCTTTGAGAGTGATAGGAAATAGTATGATAGATGAAAATATTAAAAACGGAGATATTGTCTTAGTAAAACAGCAAGATGTCGCGGAAAATGGAGAAAGGGTTGTTGCTTTAATTGATAATCATGAGGCAACGCTTAAGAAATTTTATAAAGAACGAGGATATATACGACTTCAACCGGCAAATAAAACCTTTGAACCGATTATTATAAGAAAAGATCGTGACATTAAAATTCAAGGAGTTGTTATAGATGTTATTAAAAACGAGGAGGAATTACAGGCGGAGGAAATTACAATAATCAAAGAGACAAAAAAGGAAAGAAAGTTACCCCTTAATAAAATAATTTTAGGAGACGCTATCCAAGAACTAAGAAAACTCCCTAATGAAAGTTGTGATGTTGTTATAATTGATCCACCCTATAATATCGGTAAAGATTTTGGAAATAATATAGATAAAAGAGAACTTGGAGAATATGTGGAGTGGTGTAAAAGTTGGATAGACGAAAGCATAAGAATCATGAAGCCAAATGGGACAATGTTTATTTATGGTTTTAGTGAAATTTTGGCTTACCTTTCTATTGAAATCCCGATACAAAAACGGTGGTTAATTTGGCATTATACAAATAAAAATGTTGCCTCACTCAATTTTTGGCAACGAAGCCATGAAGCAATAATTTGCGCATGGAAAGATAAACCTGTTTTCAATAGGGATGAAGTTAGAGAACCATACACAGACGGCTTCCTAAATGGAGCTGCCGGCAAGGTAAGAAAAGGAACTCTCGGGAGATTTAGTAGCAGTGGTCTAGAAACTGTCTATAAAGCTCACGCGGGCGGGGCTCTGCCAAGAGATGTAATCAAAATTCCGGCTCTTGCTGGAGGAGCGGGAATGAACGAAAGATGGTTTTTGTGTAAAACCTGTGACGATGTTTGTGAACCACGACAACTGAAAAATCATGAGGGGCATGAAGTAATGAAGCACCCGACACAAAAACCATTTGAGCTATCTAAGAAATTAATAAAATCTGCTATGCCTAAAAAGGACGGAATTGTGTTGGTTCCCTTCGTTGGTACTGGTTCAGAATGCGCGGCGGCAAAAGAATTAGGTCAATCGTATATTGGCTTTGAAATTAACCCTGACTATGTGAGGTTAGCTGAAAAAATGGTAGGCGATAAAAAATCGGTTGCCAAATTATTTTAA
- a CDS encoding TaqI family restriction endonuclease, whose protein sequence is MLVQKFDKFLQSVDLKSYREKYRPVKIVEMDLPKEIQAINLLYKIYWGKKEFLSFDEFYKEYMSEYGAEIKKFQEKIGMCKECFHKGLPARIYRTWASIITQIHAGYVAESVFGEGTVSMSGELDHQGADFQITYRGKILNYQVKKKSFSGEVRRGKGGVKNKIEGEFIDINYEVPSSEYFENPKKKDGEYKLPYKRFQDNKELKRFPNGFVVFTPYAFEQKKKEMDEALK, encoded by the coding sequence ATGCTAGTCCAAAAATTCGACAAATTTTTACAATCAGTTGACCTTAAGTCCTATCGTGAAAAATATAGACCTGTTAAGATCGTGGAAATGGATTTACCAAAAGAAATCCAAGCTATTAACCTACTCTACAAAATATACTGGGGGAAGAAAGAATTTCTAAGTTTTGATGAATTTTACAAAGAGTATATGAGTGAATATGGGGCAGAGATTAAAAAGTTTCAAGAAAAAATTGGGATGTGTAAAGAATGTTTTCATAAAGGATTGCCCGCTAGAATTTATAGAACATGGGCGAGTATAATCACTCAAATCCACGCCGGTTATGTTGCAGAATCAGTTTTTGGCGAAGGCACAGTTTCTATGTCAGGCGAGCTTGACCATCAGGGAGCAGATTTTCAAATTACATATAGAGGCAAAATCTTGAACTACCAAGTTAAAAAGAAATCATTCAGTGGCGAGGTTAGGCGTGGTAAGGGAGGAGTCAAAAACAAAATAGAAGGCGAGTTCATTGATATTAATTATGAAGTTCCAAGTAGTGAGTATTTTGAAAACCCAAAGAAAAAGGACGGCGAATATAAACTCCCATATAAAAGGTTCCAAGATAACAAAGAATTAAAACGATTCCCTAATGGTTTCGTTGTTTTTACTCCTTACGCCTTTGAGCAGAAGAAAAAGGAAATGGATGAGGCTTTAAAATAA
- a CDS encoding helix-turn-helix transcriptional regulator: MSKSVYSKDYKEIIRRLKKARVEAGLAQQDVADKLGKPQSFISKIESGERRLDVAEMKKFAEIYQKPSSYFL, encoded by the coding sequence ATGAGTAAATCTGTTTATTCAAAGGACTACAAAGAGATTATAAGACGCTTGAAAAAGGCGCGTGTTGAAGCCGGATTAGCACAGCAAGATGTTGCTGATAAGCTCGGGAAACCACAATCTTTTATCTCAAAGATTGAATCTGGTGAAAGAAGGCTTGATGTGGCAGAAATGAAAAAATTTGCAGAGATATACCAAAAACCGTCATCATATTTTCTATAA